In Desulfosudis oleivorans Hxd3, the DNA window ACGTGACGCCCCAGAAGCGGCTGGAACACACCAAAAACGCGACAATCCTGGGACTGGCCAAGCTGGCCGAGTCCAGGGACGACAGCACCGGCCGGCACCTGGAGCGGGTGCGGGAGTATGTGCGTATTCTGACCCAGGCCGTGGCCCGCCTGCCCAGGTACGCGGACTACGTGACCCCGGCCTATATTAAAGACATCTATCTTTCTTCGATTCTGCACGATATCGGCAAGGTGAGCATTCCCGACGCCATCCTGCTCAAACCCGGCCCCCTGACCATCGACGAATTTGAGATTATCAAGCAGCACACCCTGGTGGGGGGGAACTCCCTGGCCGCGGTGGATGCCGAGCTGCAGGAGCAGTCCTTTCTGACCCTGGGAAAGGAGATCGCCTACCATCACCACGAGTCCTGGGATGGCACCGGGTATCCGGACGGGCTGGCCGGGGAACAGATTCCCCTTTCCGCCCGGATCGTGGCCCTGGCCGATGTGTATGACGCATTGACCACCGAGCGGGTTTATAAAGCCGCCTTTTCCCATCAAAAGGCGGTTGCCATTATACTGGAAGAACGCGGGAAAAAATTTGACCCGGATATAGTGGACGTTTTTGCGGCCAACATGGAGGCGTTTGACGTCATTCGCCGGAGAATAGGCGAAGGTGATGCCGAATCCGGTCTTTTTCCCGGTACGTTACGGTGTTGTTATAAGTGAACGGTCGCTGAAACGGTTTGACGAACCGGCCCTTAAAATCTGGAAGGAGATGGTATGCCTGCACGAAAGATTCCCTCGGATGCTTTTAACCCGGACCTGGACTGGAGCCAGATTCGGGAAACGGTGATGATGCTGAACGTGGCCCTTTCACAGGTGGAGCGGTCCATGTCCGAAGGCGACGAGTCGGTGGACGCGCTGACCGGCCTGTTCACCGCGCTCATGGGAAAGCTGCGGGTGGTTCACACGGCATCGGAAAGCCTGGCGGAAAGTGATGAAAAAACGGCCATACTGGAAAACTGCCGGGAGATATCCAAAATGGTCAACGATGTGATCGTGGCCTTTCAGTTTTATGACCGGCTGACCCAGCGGCTGGCCCACGTCGGTCTCAACCTGTCGGCCCTGGCCGACCTGATCAACGACCGGCATCGTCTCTATTCGCCGTACGAGTGGCAGGGCTTGCAGGAAATGATCAAATCCAGGTATTATATTGAGGCGGATCGCCGGATGTTTGAAGCCATTCTGGAAGGGGCCGGCGTGAAGGAGGCCCTGGAGATCGGAGAAGAACAACGGCACAGGGAGAAGCGCGAAAAGAACGTCGAGATGTTTTAAGACGAATACCGGGGCCGGCGGCAATGGCCCCAAACCCGCTTTTAAACACGACGGAACTGCCCATGACAACCAGCGACAAACCGAAGGCGCGTCCCGCGGCCACGCAAGGCGGCAAAACAGCGGGGCCAAAACAGAAGGCCCGGCCCGGGGGAAAAATTAAAAAGCAGCAACCGGGGACATCTGCAAAGCCCCGCAAAGCCCCTTCAGCGGAAAAACCGGCACCGGCGGCGGCATCCAAACCCCAGGCCCCCGAAGCGACGGACAAACGGCAACACCCCAGAAAGCCCTTGCGGCTGAACGTCAGCGTGACCAGGGGAGAAGTCTCGGGCACCAGCATGGCCAGAGACATCAGCCTGGGCGGCCTGTTTCTGGAAACCATTGAGGAGATGGCCCCGGGCCAGGTGCTTCAACTGTCGATTCCCTTTACCAACCAGGACCGCCAGATCAAGGTCAAGGGCAAGGTGGTGCGAATGACGGAAGACGGTGTGGGTGTTGAGTTCGATATCTATTCCATTGATATCGAATAGACAGATCATCCTGTCATGGGGCGCATGCCGCGTAAATTATCCGGGCAACCCGCTGACTGTGGGTTGCCCCTTTTTTTTCGTCCAAAACGCCATTTTTTGTTTTTGGCGGTTTATTTATTTTATCTCGCAAAGGCGCAAAGGCTTATTTTTTCTGTTTTACACATGGTGTTCGTGCTTTTCTTTGCGTCCTTCGCGTCTTTGCGAGAAATTGAATTTTTCGAGGTTCCCTTTATTTATAGCTTTTTACTTGACCACTTGAATCCTTGAACCCTTGACTCCTTTCAAAACCATCGACAGCACTGAAAAATATGCAAATCGTTTGCTACCACTAATCGGAAGATGAACCTTTTAAATTAAACCGGTTTTGGCGCTTTTGCCGGCCTCAGGTAGGCCCCCCAGTAGCTCATGCCCACGAACACGCCGCCGCCGATGATGTTGCCGATGGTGACGGGCAGCAGGTTTTTCCACAAAAAAGCAAACCAGGTGAGGTTGTCCGTCGTGACCGCCGCGATGGCGGGGCTGTCGGCCCAATGGTGCAGGAAGATGCCCGCCGGAATAAAGTACATGTTGGCCACGCAGTGCTCAAACCCGATGGCCACAAATCCCATGATGGGAAAAAAGATGGCAAAGATCTTGCCGATGGTCTGGCTGGAGGCCAGGGCCATCCACACCGCCAGGCAGACCAGCCAGTTACACCCGACACCCCGGACCAGGGCTTCGCCGAATCCCAGGGAGACCTTGGCCACGGCAACGTTCACGGCGGCGGCGCCCAGTGCCCCGTTGCCGGTTTTCCACAGGCCCGACAGCAGCAGAATCAGGGCGATCAGGATGGAGCCGGCCAGGTTGGCCAGGTAAACCACTCCCCACCGCTTGATCATGTCGATAAAGGTGATGTCTTTTGTCAGCACGCTGGATATCATCAGGTTGTTGCCGGTAAACAGCTCGGCCCCGGCAATGACCACCAGCATCAGGCCCAGGCTGAAGGCCGCGCCGGCCATGAACTTGGTCAGCCCGATGCCCACGACGGCGTTCATGTCAAAGGTGACCGACGTGGAGAGCAGCCCCCCGAACCCGATGTAGGCACCGGCCAGCAGGCCCAGCACGGTCACGGTGCGCCATGGCGATGTCACCTTACCCACGCCGATGGTGGAAGCCACGGTCTCGGCAATGGTCTTGGGCGTCTTGTCTTCGATGCCGGGCACGGGAAACTGAAGGGAGCCGATGATTTTTTCAAAACGGCCGATGGCCTTTTTTTCTTCGGAAAGCTTTCGCTGTACAGCCTTCTGCACCACGGCGGTGATCTCTTCAGGAGTAAAGGGCTTGGATACGTAATCCATGGCGCCCCGCTTCAGGGCTTCGGTGGCCCGTCCCACGGAAGGGAACCCGCTGATCATCACCACCACCGATTCGGGGGACCGCTTGTCCAGTTCGGCCACAACGTCCATGCCGTCAAACCCCGGCATCTTCCAGTCGCACAGGATCACGTCGAAAAAGGATTCCGACGCCAGGCGAAGTCCTTCAGCCGGGTTCTGGGTGATGACCACGCTGAACCCCTCGTCGGCAAACACCCTCTGGCAGGAGCGCAGAACAATTTCTTCATCATCTATAATCAGCATCCGCTGGCTGCTCATGGTGCCTCCCTGTATTATGCCGACCTTTGGGCCGTCAGCCATTTTTTATGCGCCGGATCCATCGAACCCAGCTGGTCCTCCAGCCAGGTCACATCACCGGTGACAATGGCCAGTTTTTCATCGGCGGTGAGATCATACTTTTCCAGCGCGTCAGACCCCCGCTCAAATACCCGCCCGGCAAACCCGGCGTCAGCGGCCCCTTTTTTCAGGACCTTGAGTACCTCTTTTTTGTTTACCAGGGTCTGCTCCTCCTGCTGAAAGGTGCCGGCGGCGTTGTCCAGCGCGGCCTTTACGGTGCGAAGCAGCTCATCCGGCGTAAACGGCTTTTCGATGTAGTTGCCGGCCCCCAGCTTCATGGCATATACCGCCGAGTCGATGGTGGCATACCCGGTGATGATCACCACCGGCAGGTAAGGTTTGGCCCGCCGAATGTCCCGCAGCACGATAAGCCCGTTTACGTCCGGCATGCGGATATCGGTGAGGACCAGGTCAAAGGGCCGGTCGCAGGCCAGGGCGATCCCCGCTTTTCCCGACAGCGTGGTCAGGACATGGTAGTCTTCCGCTGTCAGGATCTTTTCAACACTCTCCAGCACGATCTGTTCGTCATCAATGACCAGTATTCTTTTTTGCATGGTTTTTCTCCTTCGGGTTACCAGATTTCCGCTGCCAGCCGGGCCTCCAGCCATTTTTTCTGGTTGTCGGTCAGGGGGCCGATCTGTTCTTCTATCCAGTGAATATCGCCGGTGATGACGGCCAGCATCTCGGGTTTTGTCAACTCGTAGTTCTCAAGGGCATCGGCCCCGTGGTTGAGCAGGGCGCTTCGAAAATCGTTGTCATGGCCGGCCCGCTCCAGCACCCGGAGCATCTCCTCTTTGTGAATGACCTGCTGGGCATCCGGCTCTCTTTCTTTCTCGCGCTCAATGGCGGTAGCCACGGCCTCGGCCAGCTGCTCCGGGGTGAACGGCTTTTCAATATAGTCCGCGGCCCCCAGCTTCATGGCCGCCACCGCGGAACGGACGCTGGCATACCCGGTGATGATCATCACCGGCAGCGACGGCTTCTGCCGCTTGATCTCCCGCAGCACGATCAGCCCCCCCACGTCGGGCATGCGAATGTCGGTCAGCACGATATCGCAGGGGTTCTTGAGGGCCAGCTTGATCCCCCGGGTTCCGTTGTCGGCCGTCTCCACTTCGTACCGGTCGGCCAGTATCTTCCGTACGCTGTCTAAAACAATCTGCTCGTCATCAATGACCAGAACTTTTTTCTTTTCCATCACATGTCTCCTCGATCACCCGGCGAACCGCGCCCAGCAGTTCGTCCGGTGTAAAGGGTTTGGCCAGGAACATTCTGGCTCCCATTTTATAGGACTCCTCGATCGTCTCTTTGGTGCTGAACCCGCTCATCAGGATGACCGGCACGCGCTGCTGCTTGCGGTTCAGCTCCTTCATGATGTAAAGGCCGTCATGGACCGGCATCTTGACGTCAATGATCAGCAGGGCCGGCGGCTCCCGGTCGATCACCGCCAGGGCCTCCTCCGCCGATGTCGCCAGCCGCACCGAGAACCCTTCGGGTTTCAACACCCGGTTGCAGCTCTCCAGCACGATGCCTTCATCATCTACCACCAGTATGTTCATTTTTCCTGTCCTGTGGTTTCCACGGGCAGCCAGATAAAGAAGGTGGAGCCCACCCCCACCTCGCTCTGTACCCGGATGTTGCCGTTGTGTTCCTTGACGATGCCGAAGGAGACCGACAGCCCGAGGCCGGTACCCTTGCCCACCTCCTTGGTTGAGAAGAAGGGGTCAAAGAGCTTGTCCAGGTTCTCCGGCGGAATGCCGCATCCCGTGTCCGCGACGGTGATCTCCACCCCGTTCCGGCCCGGGGCGCCGGCCGACCGGGCCATGGCCGTGGCTATTTCTATGGTGTCCGACGGCTCGGAGGCGTCCAGGGCGTTGATGATCATGTTCAGCAGCACGCTCTGCATCTGGCTGCGGTCGATCACCAGGGCGGGCAGGCTCTCCCCCGGATGAAAATGAATGGCCACCCCCTTGATCAGGGCCTGGTTTTCAATCAGCTTGACGGTGGCCTCGATCAGGCGGTTGATCTCCGTGGCCTCGGGATCAAGCCGGGTCTGGCGCGAAAAGTCCAGCAGTCCCTTGACGATTTTTCTCACCCGCTCGGTGGATTCGACGATAACCGTCAGGTCGGACCGGACATCGTCGGCCAGGTCGTTTCGCCGCAGCAGCATGTGGGTGTAAGTCAGCACGCCGGTGAGGGGGTTATTGATCTCATGGGCCACGCCGGCGGCCAGCCGGCCCACACTGGCCTGCTTTTCCGACTGAAATATCTTGTCCTGGCTCTCCATGCGCCGCTGCTTCATTTTTTCGATCATGTGCTGAAAGGTTTTCTGCAGGATCGCGATTTCCGGGTCCCTGGATATGGCGCCGATATCCGGGGCGAGGCTGCCCTCGGAGACCTCCTGGCTGGCCTTTATCAGCCGGTGTATCGGCCGCATGATCTGGTAGGCCAGAAGATACCCCATGCCGATGGCGACGCAGGCCCCGATGCAGGTGGCCAGCAGAAAAAAGAAGAAAATTTTCTTCTGGACCCCCGTATAGGTGGACTCCGGCACGGCAATGCCCATCATGCCAACCCGTCGGCCCAGAATATCTTCGATGGGCTGGTAGGCGGCCATGTGCCATTTGCCGGCCAGGGGCAGGCGCGTGGTGATCTGTTTCCCCATGGTCAGCACGTCCTGCCGGACCGTTTCGGGCGCTCTGGTTCCGATGGCCCGCAGCCCCTTTTCATCGGTCATATTGGTGGCCACGCGGACATCATCAAAAAACAGGGTCACGGTCGGGGCATCAATCTTTTTCTGAATTTCATCAAGAAAGAAGGTCTTTCGCGCCATGTCCACCAGGTCGGTGCTCTGGTTCAGCACGATGCCGCCGTAAAGGGCGCCGGCGATCTCTCCGGAAGAGGTATTCTCAAACACCGGAATGGCCGCCGCAATGGCCAGGCAGGCCATGTCCCGGCCCTCGGTGCCGGTGGAATAAAATTGAATCCGTTCGGCAAGGTCGGGGTTTTCAATATGGAGAAAGGATCGGGGCAGAACCACCGTTCCGGCCACCGCCTCCTTGTGGCTGGTCACATACCGCGCGATGGTGTTGTCCACCGAAAGGGCGGGCTCGGTTGTTCCGGGCACGGCATTGGGCCCGGTCCGGCACAGGGGCTGGCCGGTGGCGGTTACCACGCCGACGAAATCCAGGCCCGCGTGCTGCTTCAGCCGCTCCAGCCGGGTCCGCAGGTCCGCAATGTCATGTTCAAAAAAGGCGGTTCTGAACCCCGATCCCAGGGAGGTGATGTTCAGGGCCACGTTGACGTACCGGATTTGCGTGTTGTACACGTCCCGGGTGGCGCTCAGGGCCAGCTTCACCTGGCTTTCCGCCTCCCGGACAACGGCGTTGTAAAGCAGGTGGCCGCCGATGAAAAGGGATGTGCCGCCCACCAGGAAACAGACAACCAGAAAGTTGACGATCAGTTTGAACCGTGTGGAATGTATGGCCTGTATCCGCATGACCTGCCTCCATGAAAAAGCGGTGTCTGGCCTGGGACACTGCAAATTGTTTGCCAGAACCCGGGCAGGCGGGTGCGGATTTTAACTGCCTGTAAATAAATGGTTTTAAGGCGAAGAAAAACGAAGGGTTTTTTTTGAGCCCCGGACGTATCGGAATATTTGGCAGTCTGTAAAAAAAACAGACAGGGGCGGCCGGGCCGTTTTTGCCAAAGTGCTTTGGGTCTATGAATTGATGCGGTTTATTGTGAAGCGGTTATTTATCTTTTCGACGGGGCCACTTTTCCCGTTCCGGCTGCTCGGACAGGGGTGATTTCACCGTGTACTTCCCCACTTTTTTTTCAAAATAGAACTCAAGGCCTCTGGCATTCTGCAAAAGGGTCGCCTCTATGGTCTCCTGGCCGGATGCCGGGTCTATGGAGACCAGTTGTTTGGCAATGATGTTTTCCCCGGTTAAAAATTTTTCAAGGTTTGCCGCTTCCGGTGTTGTCCTGCTCCACATATCGTCTGTCTCAAGCGCGAGTCCGCCGGCCTCGTCAATCACAACCGCGCTTCGGCCGTCGGTATAAATGACGGCCGATTCGGTGTACGAGAAATTCTTTGGCGCAATCTCATTGGTCTTTATCGGCGTGTAAACACATCCCGCCACAATGACCGTTATCAGGAAGGCGGCCGCGATGGTTTGTAATCTCTTTTTGATTGTCATGCCGGGCTCCTCCGGTATGTGTTGTCGACAGGAAAAAAAGAGCATAGTTTCACTATCTTTAAGAAGCAAGTGCTTACCCCTTTTTTAGCGTCCGGCAGGGTCCGGACCGGGCAGCCGGTTTTTTGCGGAAGGAGGCCCCGGGCAAAAGGGATCTTTTTCGGAAAACACATCCAGGCCATGGCCGTAAGCTACGGCCAGGCAGCCTCCACACACGCACCGTACGGGGCATCCCCGGCAGGCGGCGGCGCCGGCCCGGTATTGCTCGGCCGTCGACGAATCATAGACGGCCTCAATGGTGTCGGAAAAAACATTGCCGATGGGCGAGGGGAACTTTCGGCAGGCGTGGGCCGAACCGTCGGGCAGAAGGGAGATAAAGTTGAACGCGGCGCCGCAGCCGTGACCGGTGCATCCCCCGAAAACAGACCGGTCCTGCTCATACAGGACGGCATTGATCAAGTTGTCCTTTCTGGCCAGAACGGACAGCCTGTCCGCAGCCTGAATAAACTCCCGCACAAATGACAGGTAGGCGGTTTTCTCCGGCAGCAGCAGGTCTTTTCCCCGCCCGACCTGGGCCAGCCGGTTGAAGGTAAACAGGTCGGCCCGGCCTTCCAGCATTTCTGCCAGGGGAATCACCTGGTCCATATTGTCCCGGGTCAGGGTCAGCATGACCATACTGAAAACGCCCAGGTCCCGCAGGACCTCCAGAAAAGCCAGCGTCCGCTCAAAATGGCCCGGCCCGCGGATATAATCGTTATGTTCGGCCAGCCCTTCCAGGCTGACCTGAAAAAAAGCGGGTTTTTCAATGCGGATTAATTCTTCGATCCGCCCGGGCTCGGTCGGGTTTCCCAGAATGCCCAGGGAAAACCCTCTTCGGGAGGCTTCCCGGTAAAGGTCGCAGAAACGAGGGTACAGCAGCGGGTTGCCCCCGGAAAAAGAAATATGACCGCTGACGTTTCTGGTCATGCAGAACCGGGTAAAATCATCCAGAACGGCCACTCCCCGGTCAAAGGGCAGGGGCTCGCTTTCCTTCCGATCATAGCAGTGTTTGCAGTTCAGGTCACAGGCCTGGGTAATATGCCATTGCAGCGTAAAAACCGGAGAGGTATAGATTTCCGGTGACAGTCCGGCGTCGCGGGGAAAGATGGCCGGGTCGCGAACAATAGCACTGGGCGGCGTCAGTATCAGGCCTTTGCGGGCGGCAGCCCGGATTCGGAACCAGATTTCTCCCGGCAGAATGGCGCCCTCCCCGGCCGCCTTTTCCACCGGGATTCTTTCCGCCACGATTTTCAGTGCCAGCAGATCATTGTTCGTAGCCGGTCGCGCCAGGGGCTTCCCTGTTTTCGGGTCGACCCAGACCAGGACCCGTTCTTCGGCCGCTTCCGGATGAACCTCTTTCCCGGAAGTCAGCAGCCGGCATAGATTTTTCCACTGGAACGACAACAGCTCCAGGGTAGGGTTGATTGTTATCTCGGATACCTGAGAGGGGATTTGATCGGCGGCGGAACCGGCCCGAAAAAGCGCGTACTCCAGACGTGCCAGTTCGGTCAGGTAAGATGGTAGACCATACTCGCCTGTTAGACGGGCCATTACATCGGCCAGCGCTTCGGGATGATCCCCGCATTTTTCCAGGCACCGGGAAAAAAAATGGTCTCCGGAAAGCCGGCGGCTGGCCGGATAAACGGCCTCTGCTGATAGCATAACGGTCAAGAGATAAAGGATGAAGTGCTCACGGCACTTTACTGGGAAGCCCCTCAGCCGCTGGTGCCAGGTGTCTTTTGTTCATTTTCAGTGCTCACGGCACTGTCGTCCTGGCCGCTTCCGCCGCTGTCCGGCTGCTGTTGCTTTTCGACGCTACCTGCGTCGTCCGTGGCGCTTCAGCCGCTGGCGGGGGTGCCGCACCCGGCCAGTCCCATGCCGGCGCCACTGATCAGGCCCGCGATACAAAAGCCTGCCAGCGCTTTTTTGAGTTCTTTCAAGTCCACTGCCGACCTCCCTGCGTGTGGCGTCTTCCGGAACATTCCCCCTCTTGACGCACAAAAATTCCCGGAAAACGGGTAATTGGATATTTGAATCAGCCGAGAGAAGGGGATAGAAATAAACTATGACAGCGCCTTTTGCTTGTCAAGAAAAAAGGCCCTGATGCCTGGCTCTCCCCGTTTCCCCTCCCCTTTTTTCCTTTCCTTATCCTTGCGTCCCCATTGATCCTGGCATATGGCTATTGCCTTGACTTAACAGCCGTTTGATGGCAGGGTCAGACAATACAAACAGAGCTACGCCCCGGTTTTTTAACCCGTTTTTACTGATCAAGGGCCTGGTATGGATTTTATTGATAAACATGTCGCGGCCATTGAGACTGATTTTGTGGCCTCGTGGAAGGCCGATGGCGGCAAGGTTCTTGGGTATGCCTGCGTCGCCACCCCGGTCGAGATGATCACGGCTTTCAAGGTGCTGCCCTATCGGCTGCGGGCCCTTGGGTTTGGCGAAACAGACATGGCCGACGCCCGCCTGTCGCGGTTTAACTGCAGCTTCTGCCGATCCTGCCTTCAATTGGGCCTCACCGGGGCCTATGACTTTCTGGACGGGATGATCGAAACCAACGGGTGCGATCATATCCGGGGGATGGTGGAAAACTGGAAGTATGCCCGCGGGTTTGATTTCTTTCATTACCTGAAAGTCCCCCATCTGACGGACGCCTCATCCCTGGCATTTTTTACCGAGGAGCTGGCCCTGTTTCGCGAGGC includes these proteins:
- a CDS encoding PilZ domain-containing protein, translated to MTTSDKPKARPAATQGGKTAGPKQKARPGGKIKKQQPGTSAKPRKAPSAEKPAPAAASKPQAPEATDKRQHPRKPLRLNVSVTRGEVSGTSMARDISLGGLFLETIEEMAPGQVLQLSIPFTNQDRQIKVKGKVVRMTEDGVGVEFDIYSIDIE
- a CDS encoding formate/nitrite family transporter, which produces MSSQRMLIIDDEEIVLRSCQRVFADEGFSVVITQNPAEGLRLASESFFDVILCDWKMPGFDGMDVVAELDKRSPESVVVMISGFPSVGRATEALKRGAMDYVSKPFTPEEITAVVQKAVQRKLSEEKKAIGRFEKIIGSLQFPVPGIEDKTPKTIAETVASTIGVGKVTSPWRTVTVLGLLAGAYIGFGGLLSTSVTFDMNAVVGIGLTKFMAGAAFSLGLMLVVIAGAELFTGNNLMISSVLTKDITFIDMIKRWGVVYLANLAGSILIALILLLSGLWKTGNGALGAAAVNVAVAKVSLGFGEALVRGVGCNWLVCLAVWMALASSQTIGKIFAIFFPIMGFVAIGFEHCVANMYFIPAGIFLHHWADSPAIAAVTTDNLTWFAFLWKNLLPVTIGNIIGGGVFVGMSYWGAYLRPAKAPKPV
- a CDS encoding response regulator, which produces MQKRILVIDDEQIVLESVEKILTAEDYHVLTTLSGKAGIALACDRPFDLVLTDIRMPDVNGLIVLRDIRRAKPYLPVVIITGYATIDSAVYAMKLGAGNYIEKPFTPDELLRTVKAALDNAAGTFQQEEQTLVNKKEVLKVLKKGAADAGFAGRVFERGSDALEKYDLTADEKLAIVTGDVTWLEDQLGSMDPAHKKWLTAQRSA
- a CDS encoding response regulator encodes the protein MEKKKVLVIDDEQIVLDSVRKILADRYEVETADNGTRGIKLALKNPCDIVLTDIRMPDVGGLIVLREIKRQKPSLPVMIITGYASVRSAVAAMKLGAADYIEKPFTPEQLAEAVATAIEREKEREPDAQQVIHKEEMLRVLERAGHDNDFRSALLNHGADALENYELTKPEMLAVITGDIHWIEEQIGPLTDNQKKWLEARLAAEIW
- a CDS encoding response regulator encodes the protein MNILVVDDEGIVLESCNRVLKPEGFSVRLATSAEEALAVIDREPPALLIIDVKMPVHDGLYIMKELNRKQQRVPVILMSGFSTKETIEESYKMGARMFLAKPFTPDELLGAVRRVIEETCDGKEKSSGH
- a CDS encoding ATP-binding protein produces the protein MRIQAIHSTRFKLIVNFLVVCFLVGGTSLFIGGHLLYNAVVREAESQVKLALSATRDVYNTQIRYVNVALNITSLGSGFRTAFFEHDIADLRTRLERLKQHAGLDFVGVVTATGQPLCRTGPNAVPGTTEPALSVDNTIARYVTSHKEAVAGTVVLPRSFLHIENPDLAERIQFYSTGTEGRDMACLAIAAAIPVFENTSSGEIAGALYGGIVLNQSTDLVDMARKTFFLDEIQKKIDAPTVTLFFDDVRVATNMTDEKGLRAIGTRAPETVRQDVLTMGKQITTRLPLAGKWHMAAYQPIEDILGRRVGMMGIAVPESTYTGVQKKIFFFFLLATCIGACVAIGMGYLLAYQIMRPIHRLIKASQEVSEGSLAPDIGAISRDPEIAILQKTFQHMIEKMKQRRMESQDKIFQSEKQASVGRLAAGVAHEINNPLTGVLTYTHMLLRRNDLADDVRSDLTVIVESTERVRKIVKGLLDFSRQTRLDPEATEINRLIEATVKLIENQALIKGVAIHFHPGESLPALVIDRSQMQSVLLNMIINALDASEPSDTIEIATAMARSAGAPGRNGVEITVADTGCGIPPENLDKLFDPFFSTKEVGKGTGLGLSVSFGIVKEHNGNIRVQSEVGVGSTFFIWLPVETTGQEK
- the sbtM gene encoding thio(seleno)oxazole modification radical SAM maturase SbtM, whose product is MLSAEAVYPASRRLSGDHFFSRCLEKCGDHPEALADVMARLTGEYGLPSYLTELARLEYALFRAGSAADQIPSQVSEITINPTLELLSFQWKNLCRLLTSGKEVHPEAAEERVLVWVDPKTGKPLARPATNNDLLALKIVAERIPVEKAAGEGAILPGEIWFRIRAAARKGLILTPPSAIVRDPAIFPRDAGLSPEIYTSPVFTLQWHITQACDLNCKHCYDRKESEPLPFDRGVAVLDDFTRFCMTRNVSGHISFSGGNPLLYPRFCDLYREASRRGFSLGILGNPTEPGRIEELIRIEKPAFFQVSLEGLAEHNDYIRGPGHFERTLAFLEVLRDLGVFSMVMLTLTRDNMDQVIPLAEMLEGRADLFTFNRLAQVGRGKDLLLPEKTAYLSFVREFIQAADRLSVLARKDNLINAVLYEQDRSVFGGCTGHGCGAAFNFISLLPDGSAHACRKFPSPIGNVFSDTIEAVYDSSTAEQYRAGAAACRGCPVRCVCGGCLAVAYGHGLDVFSEKDPFCPGPPSAKNRLPGPDPAGR
- the sbtA gene encoding SbtA family thio(seleno)oxazole RiPP natural product precursor, giving the protein MDLKELKKALAGFCIAGLISGAGMGLAGCGTPASGUSATDDAGSVEKQQQPDSGGSGQDDSAVSTENEQKTPGTSG